The genomic region TTTGCATCACCGTCTGAATATCAAACCCAATGAGAACGTGGGAATTCTCATCGTGAGTTGGACTTCTTCTCGGCCGACCTACGCGTCATCTTTTACCCTGGCTGACATATCACTCACCGATATAGATCAATGGTGCTGGAGGAGTTGGCAGTGCTGCTATCCAGCTGGCGCGCAATGTCTTGAATCTTCCTGTAGTCGTTACTACTGCATCTCGGCAAGAAACAATATACTTTTGTAAAGAGATGGGTGCTACACATGTTATCAATCACCAAAAAGATCTCGTGGAACAAATCAAAGATCTCAGTTTAAGCGTTCCGATAAAGTATGCCATTCCCCACTCCGTTCTAATTGCGGTCACTGCTTACGTGACCGAACAGGTACGCCTATATACTAGCCAGTACTGAGCAGTATATCCATGCTGTTGCTAAGATCTGCGCACCCTTTGGCAAAGTTTGCTCTATTGTCCAGGCTGATGTCAGCCTCTACGGGACCGACTTTATGTCAAAGTCGATGACTTTTGCATGGGATTGGCTAGGCTCAGCTGCCTATCATCGTACAAATGTTGAAGGCTACCATGAAATGTTTGGTACCCTATCCCGTTTGATGGATGAAAAGAAGCTAGTTCCTACTCTAGGCAAGCGGTACAGATTGACGCTTGCTGGGCTGAAGGAGGCTCACAGACAGATTGAGTCCAAGACGACGATAGGCAAGGTTGGGCTCG from Fusarium oxysporum Fo47 chromosome III, complete sequence harbors:
- a CDS encoding chaperonin 10-like protein; translation: MSHLQDEIFSTYFEVIQSLSHQRSAFHSQFGMDTMKAVGVAKYGGVDNLESRNVPRPGKPTGRDVLVKVQACSVNPIDVKIRAGIYDDAPDYYEFAPKGFHIIGYDGAGIVLETGPECQFIKPGDEISYVGASTRQGSYAEYQLVSELHCACKPKSLDFVQAASFGLTFGTAYQSLHHRLNIKPNENVGILIINGAGGVGSAAIQLARNVLNLPVVVTTASRQETIYFCKEMGATHVINHQKDLVEQIKDLSLSVPIKYAYILASTEQYIHAVAKICAPFGKVCSIVQADVSLYGTDFMSKSMTFAWDWLGSAAYHRTNVEGYHEMFGTLSRLMDEKKLVPTLGKRYRLTLAGLKEAHRQIESKTTIGKVGLGIDEPGQGTPFA